The Streptomyces sp. NL15-2K genome contains a region encoding:
- a CDS encoding peptide ABC transporter substrate-binding protein, with amino-acid sequence MSPARTRRLAGAALSAGTLLLAGCSGSSGTSSGSQDSIDYALPANFTPNWILPIGTAAHLNTNNRSIADSLWERLVAYDGSTGRIAWNKKASIATAADFAADGKSVTITLGDRHWSDGKPITSRDVQFWFDLIKANKKEWAGYNPGQAPDNWTSFKTVDDRHFTITFDKSYNSQWMLANELNEVTPLPQHAWDKGGSPQQVWKNLNSAAKNISRYATDPLWKTISGPYAVKSFSTAGKVVLTANKKYDGGEKPGIPTVNLLPFTTADAEKNALRSGSVDYGYIEATDLDQKDSFTAQGYEVKPWSGWAITYMPYNFNNPAMGAVFKQLYARQAVQHSIDQGSLAKVVFNGTAVPGYGPIPQGQASDFVSPAQKNNPYPFSTSAARKLLTDHGWTEQGGVMTCTGPGSGASQCGEGVAEGAKFEMGVLSQSGSTVTDNMMSAIQSSLAKTGIKFSIKTAPVNSVLSQTPQCTSDQSICKWQLSFFGTAGSWYFSAFPTGDSLFQSQGGSNFGNYSNPEVDKLISASTTSSSNQAIQGYSAALAKDLPVIWLPEPVYQVSVVRNGLGGFSQDSLANFHPAQWKWTS; translated from the coding sequence ATGTCCCCTGCCCGCACCAGACGTCTCGCCGGTGCCGCCCTCAGCGCGGGCACGCTGCTGCTCGCGGGCTGCTCCGGGTCGAGCGGCACGTCGTCCGGGTCGCAGGACTCGATCGACTACGCGCTGCCCGCGAACTTCACGCCGAACTGGATCCTGCCGATCGGCACGGCGGCCCATCTGAATACCAACAACCGCTCGATCGCGGACAGTCTGTGGGAGCGGCTCGTCGCGTACGACGGCTCCACCGGCCGGATCGCCTGGAACAAGAAGGCGTCCATCGCCACCGCCGCCGACTTCGCCGCCGACGGAAAGAGCGTCACCATCACGCTCGGCGACCGGCATTGGAGCGACGGCAAGCCCATCACCTCGCGCGACGTGCAGTTCTGGTTCGACCTCATCAAGGCGAACAAGAAGGAGTGGGCGGGCTACAACCCCGGTCAGGCGCCGGACAACTGGACGTCCTTCAAGACCGTCGACGACCGCCACTTCACGATCACGTTCGACAAAAGCTACAACTCCCAGTGGATGCTGGCCAACGAGCTGAACGAGGTCACGCCGCTGCCCCAGCACGCCTGGGACAAGGGCGGCAGCCCCCAGCAGGTCTGGAAGAACCTCAATTCGGCCGCGAAGAACATCTCCCGCTATGCCACCGACCCCCTCTGGAAGACCATCAGCGGCCCTTACGCGGTCAAGTCCTTCTCGACCGCCGGCAAGGTCGTGCTCACCGCCAACAAGAAGTACGACGGCGGCGAGAAGCCGGGCATCCCCACGGTGAACCTGCTGCCCTTCACCACGGCGGACGCCGAGAAGAACGCGCTGCGCTCCGGCAGCGTCGACTACGGCTACATCGAGGCGACCGACCTCGACCAGAAGGACAGCTTCACCGCGCAGGGCTACGAGGTGAAGCCGTGGTCGGGCTGGGCGATCACCTACATGCCGTACAACTTCAACAACCCGGCGATGGGCGCGGTGTTCAAGCAGCTGTACGCCCGCCAGGCCGTGCAGCACTCGATCGACCAGGGCAGTCTGGCGAAGGTCGTCTTCAACGGGACGGCGGTGCCCGGCTACGGGCCGATCCCGCAGGGGCAGGCCTCGGACTTCGTCTCGCCCGCGCAGAAGAACAACCCGTATCCGTTCTCCACGTCGGCCGCCCGCAAGCTGCTGACCGACCACGGCTGGACCGAGCAGGGCGGCGTCATGACCTGCACCGGCCCGGGCAGCGGCGCCTCCCAGTGCGGTGAAGGGGTCGCCGAGGGAGCAAAGTTCGAGATGGGGGTGCTGTCGCAGTCCGGGTCGACGGTGACGGACAACATGATGAGCGCGATCCAGTCCTCGCTCGCGAAGACCGGCATCAAGTTCTCCATCAAGACCGCGCCCGTGAACTCGGTGCTGTCGCAGACCCCGCAGTGCACCTCCGACCAGTCGATCTGCAAGTGGCAGCTGTCCTTCTTCGGTACGGCGGGCAGCTGGTACTTCTCCGCCTTCCCGACCGGCGACTCGCTGTTCCAGTCCCAGGGCGGCTCGAACTTCGGCAACTACTCCAACCCGGAGGTGGACAAGCTCATCTCCGCGTCCACGACGTCGAGTTCGAACCAGGCGATCCAGGGCTACAGCGCGGCCCTCGCCAAGGACCTGCCGGTGATCTGGCTGCCGGAGCCCGTCTACCAGGTCTCCGTCGTCAGGAACGGCCTCGGCGGCTTCTCCCAGGACTCCCTCGCCAACTTCCATCCGGCGCAGTGGAAGTGGACCAGCTGA
- a CDS encoding ABC transporter ATP-binding protein has translation MNILRIEDLGVTFSTDTGEVPAVRDVSLHVRPGETLALVGESGSGKSTVALAAMGLLPGNARASGRVTVDGTEIVGAGEAELARLRGRTASMVFQEPATALDPLTRVGRQIAEVVRNHRPVSRAEAAREAVELLRRVGIPEPELRVSAFPFQLSGGQRQRVVIAMAIANSPGLLIADEPTTALDVTVQADVLDLLRGLAADTGTGVLLVTHNMGVVADFADRVAVMLRGEVVETGSVEEVLLRPRHEYTRRLLAAVPRLTVSGEAPPPPVGGADEGAVPVVRLRDVSVRFGRGRRTVRALEGVSLDVRPGETVGLVGESGSGKSTAARVALGLVPPAAGSVSLFGADLGRARGRARRRLLSGVGVVLQDPVASLDARMSVAECVAEPLRTHRRGMPAAERRERVAQALELVRFSRELAGRGPRELSGGQRQRVSLARALVLRPRLLVADEPTSALDVSVQRTVLEVIAELQRELGFACLFVSHDLAVVQEFAQRVVVLRAGRIEEQGPTMSTLLRPETEYTRRLIAAVPVPDPVVQRRRRESLETEATA, from the coding sequence ATGAACATCCTTCGGATCGAGGACCTCGGGGTGACCTTCTCGACGGACACGGGCGAGGTGCCCGCCGTGCGGGACGTGTCCCTGCACGTCCGGCCCGGCGAGACCCTCGCACTGGTCGGCGAGTCCGGCTCCGGCAAGTCGACCGTGGCGCTCGCCGCGATGGGGCTGCTGCCCGGGAACGCGCGGGCGTCGGGGCGGGTGACCGTCGACGGCACGGAGATCGTCGGGGCCGGTGAGGCGGAACTGGCGCGGCTGCGCGGCCGTACCGCGTCGATGGTGTTCCAGGAGCCGGCGACCGCACTGGATCCGCTGACCCGAGTGGGCCGGCAGATAGCGGAAGTCGTACGCAACCACCGGCCCGTCTCGCGCGCGGAGGCCGCCCGTGAGGCGGTGGAACTCCTGCGTCGGGTCGGCATTCCGGAGCCGGAGCTGCGGGTGTCCGCGTTCCCGTTCCAGCTGTCGGGCGGGCAGCGGCAGCGGGTCGTCATCGCCATGGCGATCGCGAACTCGCCGGGGCTGCTGATCGCGGACGAACCGACGACCGCACTCGACGTCACCGTGCAGGCCGACGTCCTCGATCTGCTACGAGGGCTGGCGGCCGACACGGGCACGGGCGTACTGCTGGTCACGCACAACATGGGCGTGGTCGCCGACTTCGCCGACCGGGTGGCCGTGATGCTGCGGGGCGAGGTGGTGGAGACGGGGTCGGTGGAGGAGGTGCTGCTGCGGCCGAGGCACGAGTACACGCGGCGGCTGCTGGCGGCGGTGCCCCGGCTGACGGTCAGCGGCGAGGCGCCTCCTCCCCCGGTCGGCGGCGCCGACGAGGGGGCTGTTCCGGTGGTCCGACTCCGGGATGTGTCCGTGCGCTTCGGCCGTGGCCGCCGTACCGTACGGGCCCTTGAAGGCGTGTCGCTCGATGTCCGCCCCGGCGAGACGGTCGGCCTCGTCGGCGAGTCGGGGTCGGGCAAGTCGACGGCCGCCCGCGTCGCGCTCGGGCTCGTCCCGCCCGCCGCCGGCTCGGTGTCGCTCTTCGGCGCGGACCTCGGGCGGGCTCGGGGCCGGGCGCGCCGGAGGCTGCTCTCCGGCGTGGGCGTGGTGCTCCAGGATCCGGTGGCCTCGCTCGACGCGCGGATGAGTGTGGCGGAGTGCGTGGCCGAACCGCTGCGGACGCACCGGCGGGGCATGCCGGCGGCCGAGCGGCGGGAGCGGGTCGCTCAGGCGCTGGAACTCGTGCGGTTCTCCCGGGAGTTGGCGGGGCGTGGGCCGCGTGAGCTGTCGGGTGGTCAGCGGCAGCGGGTGAGTCTCGCCCGGGCGCTGGTGCTGCGGCCGCGGCTGCTGGTCGCGGACGAGCCGACGAGCGCGCTGGACGTGAGCGTGCAGCGGACGGTCCTGGAGGTGATCGCCGAGTTGCAGCGCGAGCTGGGGTTCGCCTGTCTGTTCGTGTCGCACGATCTGGCCGTGGTGCAGGAGTTCGCCCAGCGGGTCGTCGTCCTGCGGGCGGGGCGGATCGAGGAGCAGGGGCCGACGATGTCCACCCTGCTGCGTCCGGAGACCGAGTACACGCGCCGGCTCATCGCGGCGGTGCCGGTGCCGGATCCGGTGGTACAGCGCCGCCGCAGGGAGTCCCTGGAGACGGAGGCCACCGCGTGA
- a CDS encoding ABC transporter permease, which produces MTAVLHTTVVAEPVAGYRLSLRRFARNRLAVAGLTVVVLFLLFCFVGPLLYSTDQTHTDLTQVNLPPGGAHWLGTDAVGHDELGRLMYGGRVSLLVGLAAGLLATVIGTLWGAVAGYAGGWVDAVMMRVVDAGIAIPALFILLVVSAITTPDTLGLIVILGLVSWLVPSRLVRAETLTLKNRDYVLTLRATGGTHGRAIARHILPNSVSTIVVAATFQVADAILLVAYVSYLGLGVQPPSTDWGGMLSAGLTAAYSGRWWLIVPPGLAIILVVCAFNAIGDGLRDAFDVRGRG; this is translated from the coding sequence ATGACTGCCGTACTCCACACGACCGTGGTCGCGGAACCGGTCGCGGGCTACCGGCTGTCGCTGCGCCGGTTCGCCCGCAACAGGCTCGCGGTGGCGGGACTCACGGTGGTCGTGCTGTTTCTGCTGTTCTGTTTCGTCGGCCCGCTGCTGTACTCCACCGACCAGACGCACACGGACCTCACCCAGGTCAACCTTCCGCCCGGCGGCGCCCATTGGCTGGGCACCGACGCCGTCGGACACGACGAGCTCGGGCGGCTGATGTACGGCGGCCGGGTCTCGCTGCTCGTCGGGCTGGCCGCCGGGCTCCTCGCCACCGTCATCGGCACGCTGTGGGGCGCGGTCGCGGGCTACGCCGGCGGCTGGGTGGACGCGGTGATGATGCGGGTGGTGGACGCCGGGATCGCGATCCCCGCGCTGTTCATCCTGCTGGTCGTCTCCGCGATCACGACGCCGGACACGCTCGGCCTGATCGTCATCCTCGGCCTGGTGTCCTGGCTGGTGCCGTCCCGGCTCGTGCGGGCGGAGACGCTCACGCTCAAGAACCGCGACTACGTGCTGACGCTGCGCGCCACCGGCGGCACGCACGGCCGGGCGATCGCCCGGCACATCCTGCCGAACTCGGTGTCGACGATCGTGGTCGCGGCCACCTTCCAGGTCGCCGACGCCATTCTGCTCGTCGCCTACGTGTCGTATCTGGGCCTGGGCGTCCAGCCGCCGTCGACCGACTGGGGCGGCATGCTGTCGGCCGGTCTGACGGCCGCGTACTCCGGGCGCTGGTGGCTGATCGTTCCGCCGGGCCTCGCGATCATCCTCGTCGTGTGCGCGTTCAACGCGATCGGCGACGGGCTGCGCGACGCCTTCGACGTGAGGGGACGGGGATGA
- a CDS encoding ABC transporter substrate-binding protein, with translation MTSTAPHSRSFRRHPGVAVVALAAATALLAGCGSSDNDTSDPLANDKADSGTVVVGSNNFAESILLADIYGEALKAKGVKVTYKPNIGSRETTYGLLKNGSITVLPEYNGSLLAYLDPKAEQKSVEAVNAAAKAKLDSKLTLLESAPAEDKDSVSINAETAKKYNLTSQSTLADLKDIAPELVIGGSPEFQTRQQGLLGLESAYGLKFKSFKALDAGGPLTQAALTKNTVQAADIFTTDPTITKEKFVVLQDPKNLFGFANVTPLVYKSGLSQEGVAALNEVSAKLDTKALLDMDSQVQLENKDPLDVAKTWLKSVGLS, from the coding sequence GTGACTTCTACCGCCCCACACAGCAGGTCCTTCAGGAGACATCCCGGCGTGGCCGTCGTCGCGCTCGCCGCCGCAACGGCCCTGCTGGCGGGATGTGGCTCCTCCGACAACGACACGTCCGACCCGCTCGCGAACGACAAGGCGGACAGTGGCACCGTCGTCGTCGGCTCCAACAACTTCGCCGAGAGCATCCTGCTCGCCGACATCTACGGCGAGGCCCTGAAGGCCAAGGGCGTCAAGGTCACCTACAAGCCCAACATCGGCAGCCGCGAGACCACCTACGGCCTGCTGAAGAACGGCTCCATCACGGTCCTGCCCGAGTACAACGGCTCGCTGCTCGCCTACCTGGACCCCAAGGCGGAGCAGAAGTCCGTCGAGGCCGTGAACGCGGCCGCGAAGGCCAAGCTCGACTCGAAGCTGACGCTGCTGGAGTCGGCGCCCGCCGAGGACAAGGACTCCGTCAGCATCAACGCGGAGACCGCGAAGAAGTACAACCTGACCTCGCAGTCCACGCTCGCGGACCTCAAGGACATCGCCCCGGAGCTGGTCATCGGCGGTTCGCCGGAGTTCCAGACCCGGCAGCAGGGCCTGTTGGGCCTGGAGTCCGCGTACGGCCTGAAGTTCAAGTCCTTCAAGGCGCTCGACGCGGGCGGCCCGCTGACCCAGGCGGCGCTGACGAAGAACACCGTGCAGGCCGCGGACATCTTCACCACGGACCCGACCATCACCAAGGAGAAGTTCGTCGTCCTCCAGGACCCGAAGAACCTCTTCGGCTTCGCGAACGTGACCCCGCTGGTGTACAAGTCCGGTCTCTCCCAGGAGGGTGTGGCCGCGCTGAACGAGGTGTCGGCCAAGCTGGACACCAAGGCGCTGCTGGACATGGACTCCCAGGTGCAGCTGGAGAACAAGGACCCGCTGGACGTCGCCAAGACCTGGCTGAAGTCGGTCGGCCTGAGCTGA
- a CDS encoding ABC transporter permease, with the protein MDTLLYLARRLLQSLAVILIVTIVVFCLLHALPGGPARGILGPQATAEQIAAFNHEQGLDRPLPVQYVYYLDTLVHGDLGTSYTLNEAVSRLIEQRLPKTLVLTVLSALLGLLLAIPLGMWQAVRRNKPADYVITTLSFVAYSTPVYFLGLILVLLFTQTLRWFPSQAPQGDTLAQVFTDPAALVLPVVTGAASMVAVFSRYMRAATLENLSEDYVRTARAGGARQRAILFRHVFRNSLTPVVAMLGYYVPVLFGGALVVEQLFNYPGMGLLFWSAAQSSDYPVLLGCVLVISVATVVGTLLADVVQRIVDPRVKAGRV; encoded by the coding sequence ATGGACACCCTCCTCTACCTCGCCCGACGGCTCCTCCAGTCCCTGGCCGTGATCCTCATCGTCACGATCGTGGTCTTCTGCCTGCTGCACGCGCTGCCCGGGGGTCCCGCACGCGGGATCCTCGGCCCGCAGGCGACGGCCGAGCAGATCGCCGCGTTCAACCACGAACAGGGCCTGGACCGGCCGCTGCCCGTCCAGTACGTCTACTACCTCGACACGTTGGTCCACGGCGACCTCGGCACGTCGTACACGCTGAACGAGGCCGTCTCCCGGCTGATCGAGCAGCGCCTGCCGAAAACCCTGGTGCTGACCGTGCTGTCCGCGCTTCTCGGGCTGCTGCTGGCGATCCCGCTCGGCATGTGGCAGGCGGTGCGGCGCAACAAGCCGGCCGACTACGTCATCACCACGCTGAGCTTCGTCGCGTACTCGACGCCGGTGTACTTCCTGGGGCTGATCCTGGTGCTGCTCTTCACCCAGACCCTGCGCTGGTTCCCCTCGCAGGCGCCCCAAGGGGACACACTGGCCCAGGTGTTCACGGACCCGGCCGCCCTCGTGCTGCCGGTGGTCACAGGGGCCGCCTCCATGGTGGCCGTGTTCAGCCGGTACATGCGGGCCGCGACCCTGGAGAACCTCTCCGAGGACTACGTCCGCACCGCGCGGGCCGGTGGTGCGCGGCAGCGGGCGATCCTCTTCAGGCACGTGTTCCGCAACTCCCTCACCCCGGTCGTCGCGATGCTCGGCTACTACGTGCCCGTGCTGTTCGGCGGCGCGCTCGTGGTCGAGCAGCTGTTCAACTACCCGGGCATGGGGCTGCTGTTCTGGAGCGCCGCGCAGTCCTCGGACTATCCGGTGCTGCTCGGCTGCGTTCTCGTCATCTCCGTCGCGACGGTCGTGGGCACGTTGCTCGCGGATGTCGTGCAGCGGATCGTCGATCCCCGAGTGAAGGCGGGCCGGGTATGA
- a CDS encoding roadblock/LC7 domain-containing protein: MSTSTGDTPTGGTTPAELQAAAADFTWLLNRFATETAGVVDAIAVSSDGLLIAVSELREHADSERLAAIVSGITSLAAGASGNYGLGGLNKVIIDLEGGHVLVAAIGSGAVLGVVTDKEAKLGNIAYEMTLFANRAGAALSPQLVLELKNSVGAASKR; the protein is encoded by the coding sequence GTGAGCACGTCGACAGGTGACACTCCGACGGGAGGCACCACGCCGGCCGAACTGCAGGCCGCCGCAGCCGACTTCACGTGGCTGTTGAATCGTTTCGCGACCGAGACGGCGGGCGTCGTCGACGCCATCGCCGTGTCGTCGGACGGGCTGCTCATCGCCGTGTCCGAGCTGCGCGAGCACGCCGACTCCGAGCGCCTCGCCGCGATCGTCTCCGGCATCACCAGCCTGGCCGCCGGTGCTTCCGGCAACTACGGACTCGGCGGTCTGAACAAGGTCATCATCGACCTGGAGGGCGGCCACGTCCTGGTCGCCGCGATCGGCAGCGGCGCCGTCCTCGGCGTCGTCACCGACAAGGAGGCCAAGCTCGGCAACATCGCCTACGAGATGACACTGTTCGCCAACCGCGCCGGTGCCGCGCTCAGCCCCCAGCTCGTACTCGAACTGAAGAACAGCGTCGGCGCCGCGTCGAAGCGCTGA
- a CDS encoding ROK family protein, which translates to MVAGVDIGGTTTQVALCEEDLTVVDRVEVPTPAAEGGAAMVGAALDAVRLLLGRTSARLLGVGIGAAGVVDARAGRVLVASDSFRGWAGFAVTAAVEEALGVPAFLDNDVNAFLCGEAAAGAVAGEPHVLGMTLGTGVGGALWLDGVLYDGPHGAAGEIGHVPGFGDRPCTCGGRGHLETEASGRAIAARYGERTGLSLSAREVAEAAGASDPDAIAVYEAAGAAVARAILVTAGLLDVTTFVIGGGVGRSWALVEPSIERTLSAEPPVSGHPVRVLPALLGEDAVTIGAAARVRAELGGF; encoded by the coding sequence CTGGTCGCCGGTGTCGACATCGGCGGGACGACGACCCAAGTGGCGCTGTGCGAGGAGGACCTGACGGTCGTCGACCGCGTCGAGGTGCCCACACCGGCGGCCGAGGGCGGGGCCGCGATGGTCGGCGCCGCGCTGGACGCCGTACGGCTGCTGCTCGGCCGTACGTCCGCGCGGCTGCTCGGCGTCGGGATCGGCGCGGCGGGTGTGGTGGACGCGCGGGCCGGACGGGTCCTGGTGGCGAGCGACTCCTTCCGGGGGTGGGCCGGATTCGCGGTGACGGCGGCCGTCGAGGAGGCGCTGGGGGTGCCGGCGTTCCTGGACAACGACGTCAACGCGTTCCTGTGCGGCGAGGCGGCGGCCGGTGCGGTCGCGGGCGAGCCGCACGTGCTCGGCATGACCCTGGGCACCGGGGTGGGCGGGGCACTGTGGCTGGACGGCGTGCTGTACGACGGGCCGCACGGCGCGGCGGGCGAGATCGGGCACGTCCCCGGCTTCGGCGACCGGCCGTGCACCTGCGGCGGGCGCGGCCACCTGGAGACCGAGGCGTCCGGGCGGGCGATCGCGGCGCGGTACGGGGAGCGGACCGGGCTGTCCCTCAGCGCCCGGGAGGTGGCCGAGGCGGCGGGGGCGAGCGACCCGGACGCGATCGCCGTGTACGAGGCGGCGGGCGCCGCCGTGGCCCGGGCGATCCTCGTCACGGCGGGCCTGCTGGACGTCACGACCTTCGTGATCGGCGGGGGCGTCGGCCGCTCCTGGGCGCTCGTCGAGCCGTCGATCGAGCGCACCCTGTCCGCCGAACCGCCGGTCAGCGGGCACCCGGTGCGGGTCCTGCCCGCGCTGCTCGGCGAGGACGCGGTGACGATCGGGGCGGCGGCGCGGGTGCGGGCGGAACTAGGGGGCTTCTGA
- a CDS encoding ATP-binding protein — MSTNEVGAPAESTPAPSPSPSPLHGGIRGFADRRPFRRKLNVLVGVPLAVVAALLAYLIADQVGQARDADAAAQLVRDSAHVAELVDRVETEHQQAILLSVRHEAAGPGTRPSTAEYRKAQAAVDSQVEKVRETFGDRLPDTEAQALREINGLSSLRDTVAQGYLPADNIDPAYTNASQGLIDGLGLDHNEDLAGTFTGSLLDSLLRADAAHSAFETAVFSARTGDSNALIEFIGAVGAENEYDHQADRFARFATEAQANELGGIEHNSAQGTIGRHYAELQIDPSNLQAGTPERIRETFNEALASYPAYREQSQTRLEITASLIDQIADRADHASSEAGWRAILLLALALFGFVVWIAFAELVRRSVVRPVQALTGAARQVADVAGRELARVADDDAEDDGPPRLREVPVTAKDEIGDLAEAFNHVQSTASALLERQVLSRRNVAEMFGNVGRRVSNLTTRQLALIDAVERGETDPALLERLYSIDHIAVRLRRNADSLMLLAGIRETVLDSGPLALTNVVRAALGQIEGFQRVHLRAATEVMVEPDIIGDLTLMVAELVENAVSFSPAGSPVEVTVKDDAEGALVVVTDHGLGMSAERLAEENARLIRRERLDVVPTRVLGLFVVGTLARRWEVTVTLSRTPGGGVTAEVSIPSSLLLTMSPVAVASGGSAGVASGGSARGSRPVTASGPGTLLSGGSTSKSGTATLGAASEGGGTPTAEARDNGATPTASEGMAATSVGTVSADADPGPLPRRRPRRDTPPTGSSAASPASGPDGTPPPGDPAGSRPLRRRVRGATLRTTFGADPDQQAARRAAPQPADADAVRAALDEFEAAVERAHRDSEDGDDSVHSNGYDGVATRTTSTTPRKEWSSEHVDR; from the coding sequence GTGTCCACGAATGAGGTGGGCGCACCCGCCGAGTCGACACCGGCACCGTCGCCGTCGCCGTCACCGCTCCACGGTGGCATACGGGGGTTCGCCGACCGCCGGCCGTTCCGCCGCAAGCTCAACGTCCTGGTCGGTGTGCCGCTCGCCGTGGTCGCCGCCCTGCTCGCCTACCTCATCGCCGACCAGGTGGGCCAGGCCCGGGACGCCGACGCGGCGGCCCAGCTCGTCCGGGACAGCGCGCACGTCGCGGAGCTCGTGGACCGGGTGGAGACCGAGCACCAGCAGGCCATCCTGCTGTCCGTGCGCCATGAGGCCGCCGGCCCCGGCACCCGCCCCTCCACCGCCGAGTACCGCAAGGCGCAGGCCGCGGTGGACTCCCAGGTCGAGAAGGTGCGCGAGACCTTCGGCGACCGGCTCCCGGACACCGAGGCGCAGGCCCTGAGGGAGATCAACGGCCTCAGCAGCCTGCGCGACACCGTCGCACAGGGCTATCTGCCCGCCGACAACATCGACCCGGCCTACACCAACGCCTCCCAGGGGCTCATCGACGGCCTCGGTCTGGACCACAACGAGGACCTCGCCGGTACGTTCACCGGCAGCCTGCTGGACTCCCTGCTGCGCGCCGACGCCGCCCACAGCGCCTTCGAGACGGCCGTCTTCTCCGCGCGCACCGGCGACAGCAACGCCCTCATCGAGTTCATCGGCGCGGTCGGCGCCGAGAACGAGTACGACCACCAGGCCGACCGCTTCGCGCGGTTCGCCACCGAGGCGCAGGCCAATGAGCTCGGCGGCATCGAGCACAACTCCGCCCAAGGGACCATCGGCCGCCACTACGCCGAGCTGCAGATCGACCCCAGCAATCTCCAGGCCGGTACGCCCGAGCGGATCCGCGAGACCTTCAACGAGGCCCTCGCCTCCTACCCCGCCTACCGCGAGCAGTCCCAGACCCGGCTGGAGATCACCGCGTCACTCATCGACCAGATCGCCGACCGGGCCGACCACGCCTCCAGCGAAGCCGGCTGGCGCGCGATCCTGCTGCTGGCCCTGGCGCTGTTCGGCTTCGTCGTCTGGATCGCCTTCGCGGAGCTGGTACGGCGCTCGGTGGTCCGGCCCGTGCAGGCGCTCACCGGCGCGGCCCGGCAGGTCGCCGACGTCGCCGGCCGCGAGCTGGCGCGGGTGGCGGACGACGACGCCGAGGACGACGGACCGCCCCGGCTGCGCGAGGTGCCGGTCACCGCGAAGGACGAGATCGGCGATCTCGCGGAGGCCTTCAACCACGTGCAGAGCACGGCGTCCGCGCTGCTGGAACGCCAGGTGCTCAGCCGCCGCAACGTCGCCGAGATGTTCGGCAACGTGGGCCGCAGGGTCAGCAACCTGACCACGCGGCAACTGGCCCTGATCGACGCGGTGGAACGGGGCGAGACCGACCCGGCGCTGCTGGAGCGGTTGTACAGCATCGACCACATCGCGGTCCGCCTGCGCCGCAACGCGGACAGCCTGATGCTGCTCGCCGGCATCCGCGAAACGGTCCTCGACTCCGGCCCGCTGGCGCTCACCAACGTCGTACGGGCGGCGCTCGGCCAGATCGAAGGCTTCCAGCGGGTGCATCTGCGTGCCGCGACCGAGGTCATGGTGGAGCCCGACATCATCGGCGACCTCACGCTGATGGTGGCCGAACTGGTGGAGAACGCGGTGTCGTTCTCGCCGGCGGGCAGCCCCGTCGAGGTGACGGTCAAGGACGACGCCGAGGGCGCGCTGGTCGTGGTCACCGACCACGGCCTGGGCATGAGCGCCGAGCGACTCGCCGAGGAGAACGCCCGGCTGATCCGCCGCGAACGCCTGGACGTGGTCCCGACGAGGGTGCTGGGCCTGTTCGTGGTGGGCACGCTGGCGCGCCGCTGGGAGGTGACCGTGACCCTGTCCCGTACGCCGGGAGGTGGTGTCACGGCCGAGGTGTCCATCCCGTCGTCGTTGCTGCTGACGATGAGCCCGGTGGCGGTTGCCTCCGGCGGTTCGGCGGGGGTTGCCTCCGGCGGTTCGGCGAGGGGATCGAGGCCGGTAACGGCTTCGGGTCCGGGGACGCTGCTCTCCGGCGGTTCCACGTCGAAGTCAGGGACGGCAACACTTGGTGCGGCGTCCGAAGGGGGCGGCACACCGACCGCCGAAGCGAGGGACAATGGTGCCACGCCGACGGCGAGCGAGGGCATGGCCGCGACCTCGGTCGGCACCGTTTCGGCCGATGCCGACCCCGGGCCGCTCCCCCGTAGACGCCCCCGGCGCGACACGCCCCCGACCGGCAGTTCGGCCGCCTCGCCCGCGTCCGGCCCGGACGGCACCCCACCCCCAGGCGACCCCGCCGGCTCCCGCCCCCTGCGCCGCCGTGTCCGCGGGGCCACCCTCCGTACGACCTTCGGTGCCGACCCCGACCAGCAGGCCGCACGCCGGGCCGCGCCCCAGCCCGCCGACGCGGACGCCGTCCGGGCCGCGCTCGACGAGTTCGAGGCGGCCGTGGAACGCGCCCACCGCGACAGCGAAGACGGCGACGACAGCGTCCACAGCAACGGCTACGACGGCGTAGCCACCCGCACGACCAGCACAACTCCCCGGAAGGAGTGGAGCAGTGAGCACGTCGACAGGTGA